In Mastacembelus armatus chromosome 22, fMasArm1.2, whole genome shotgun sequence, a genomic segment contains:
- the fcf1 gene encoding rRNA-processing protein FCF1 homolog: protein MGKQKTKKFAAMKRMISLKDQRLKEKDRAKTKEKKKKDPSALKEREVPKYPSCMFFQYNTQLGPPYHILVDTNFINFSIKAKLDIVQSMMDCLYAKCIPYITDCVMAEIEKLGMKYRVALRIAKDPRFERLPCTHKGTYADDCLVQRVTQHKCYILATVDRDLKRRVRKIPGVPIMYISNHRYNIERMPDDYGAPRF, encoded by the exons ATG GGgaagcagaaaacaaagaagttTGCTGCAATGAAAAGAATGATAAGTCTGAAAGATCAAAGACT aaaagaaaaagatcgTGCTAAGacgaaagagaaaaagaagaaagatccCTCAGCACTTAAGGAGAGAGAAGT GCCAAAGTATCCATCCTGTATGTTCTTCCAGTACAATACTCAGCTTGGTCCACCATATCATATTCTAGTCGACACCAATTTCATCAATTTTTCCATCAAGGCCAAACTGGACATTGTTCAGTCTATGATGGACTGCCTGTATGCCAAAT GTATCCCATATATCACAGACTGTGTGATGGCCGAGATTGAAAAACTGGGAATGAAGTACAGAGTTGCTCTCAG gATAGCCAAGGATCCAAGGTTTGAGCGCCTGCCATGTACACACAAAGGAACATATGCTGATGACTGTTTAGTTCAAAGGGTAACACAG CACAAGTGTTACATCCTGGCTACTGTGGACAGAGATCTAAAGAGAAGGGTCAGGAAGATCCCTGGAGTACCCATCATGTACATCTCAAACCACAG GTACAATATTGAACGGATGCCTGATGACTATGGTGCACcaagattttaa